Within Bicyclus anynana chromosome 24, ilBicAnyn1.1, whole genome shotgun sequence, the genomic segment accctcatctgttattcattagtgatgAGAAACAAATGATAGATATTTTTCAGAGTGACACATAGTTTGTCTAGTTAAAGTGTGaccaaacatatttttcatacaaaatctaggaaaccatgaactagatcaaaagcaaactaataaagttaaattaagccTTTCATCTAATAACATAGTGATCTATTAACATCTATCAATGCACAGCCCATACCACTGGACATATCGGGCAGAAATTTGACATGTAGGTAGAtcttatgacgtaggcatctgctaagaaaaaaaatgatcaattctaccccctcttgggggtagaattagggaaggagattaaataaattgaaaaaaatagtaatttaatacTATACGGCCACTATTTAACTAGGCAACAGTTAGACCTCAACtaaagaatattttctatcattttttTATCCCAATTaagtaacagatgagggtataattTCTTATGCCGGTTCTCGTACTACAAAATTTCAGTTCGTTTAAATTTTCGTCCGTTTCTGTTTTGATCGGCCCATGTGTTTACGCTTATGGTTTGTAATAACGCCGCAAATAGCCCGTTCTAGTTAACTttgaagtcatcaatattctgtATCGAGTTTAGTTGAAGTTAAGCCAACGAACCTTATAGAATAACATCTGCCGTCTGgcatgtaatttttaaattaaaaaaataatttattgagcTTTGTGAAAGGTATTTGTGATTTTGCTTAGTTTATATCGAGTCAACACACTATAGATgcttctgagggcctagtggcagtttgatactgttactatcgcgtaaacgtaaacgcgaatttctaaggaattgaaacagcgccatctagtgacactactgcacaactgttacaattccatataaattcgcgtttacgttaacgcgatagtaacagtatgaaaatattgaaaactcccactacaCACAGTATCGTAGCAAAGCGTGCGTTGTTGTTTGGCGTTTataaagaactagcggacgctcgcgacttcgtccgcgtagaattcagttttcacaaatcccgcgagcaACCATGAACCATAGAATTTTCCGGactgaaaagtagcctgtgtgttaatccagagtaaaatctaattctattccaaatttcagccaaatcgctgaactaactattaaaaaactcaataatagataaatatttggGCCCGTatacaataaacattattttaccgTTTTTATAGATACGCATAGTACGGAACCTTTTGTGCGCGAGTCCGTTTTGTACTTGACCGGTTATTTTAAATAGCAAATCATATGCATCAAAACGCTTAGGAAcataatgaatatgtattttgtttgtattcagattgtagttaaaataaattaagcgatataattgtataatacagcctttcttgatgagtactgtttaccaacaaataaattaaaaatgaaggtagaaaacgcatatcatttcacttatttattttaaattatgtatggtttgattataaaatgttatatacaaaatatattaagcatatctaattgttgtaagcttattaatcatatttattcTCATTCATTAAAGAacaagttaaatataattattattaggtgtgaaattactagtgatttatatccacatttttaatttgtttgttggtaaacagtacttattaagaaaggctgtagtatagatagaGATCAAGTACGACCCTTACTTTGGGGTGGCATTGAAACATGTCAGATTCGCGTCGATTGagtatacattttaattgattGATCTTAAGATTTATAGGTCTAGGCTCAGTCAATTACTTATCCCACTCCGGATAAGACATGATTAATCTTCTGATACATTTATAATCAATCgtctttatttttgtaaaatcacTTTGCAGTGACAAGCTGTATACCTCAGTTATTTTTGATCATGTCATGAGACTTAtctaatttcatcatcatcttcatctttatcaacccatatttggctcactgctgagctcgagtctcctctcagaatgagagggattgggccaatagtcgaccgcgctggcccaatgcggattggtagactttacacacgcagagaattgagaaaattctctggtatgcaagtttcttcacgacatttttccttcacagtactactactaccctactctactcccaatccaccctaccatacaggggatgattagggactcaaccctacccctaacctactcctaccctacccctactctacccctatcctaccctacccctactctacccctaccttacccctatcctaccctatcctactcctacccctactctactcctaacatacccctaccctaccacgcgacggacgGTTAAAAAATTGcgtaacttctcctgttttcGCAACATTTCCTTTAatactctgctcctattgatcgtagcgtgatgaaaagtatactataacctgcccaagacTATGAAGAATaactgtaccaagtttcgttaaagtccgttgagtagtttttgtttctataacgaacatacagacagacaaaaattttactgattgcatttttggcatcagtatcgatcactaatcaccccttgatagttattttggaaatatatttcatatacagaattgacctcactacagatttattataagtgtacATTTATTTAGCAAATCCCCAAACGAGTTAATGAAAACAATGAACTGAACTGGGTAGCATACGCGAGAATCTGAttaaaatatctatttccaatgcACATATTGATTTTGTATGAACTCCATTATCAGTTTATCATTGAAGAGTTCGTGTAATGAACCGAATACCCAAACACTAGACAGTTGATAACGCCACTCAATACAACTGATAGTACGGTGGTCTATTGGACGTGGAAAAAATGTTGAGCAAACTATGACACATTGTAATTGAAATTTATTATCTACGCTTTTAGAATAAACATGTATGTACGCGTCAGAGTAAACAACGACTATTGGACTGGATGCATCTAAATTGATTGATAGACGTAGTGTTTATGTACAAGTCAAAACAGTACTCCTTTTTTAgtgaaaattttgattaattatgtttatcagaATATTAAGGAATGAGCTTTGATAGGAGTAtatctgtgtgatcgaatcagaaatgaaaagatccgcagtagaaccaaagtcaccgacatagctcaacgagtcgcaggttttcgctggatgcaggcggctcagattcgtgatgtttggaagttcctacaataggcctatgtcctacagtggacgtccattggctgatatgatgatgatgatgatgatgatgtaaatgtAAGTACATTTACATCATGAAGAGCTAATGAACGTTGGGGaaatgatgatatgatgaagttgatattacttttattcaataaaaatttaaggaAAAACTCCGGATAAATTATGCTTTAACCTTTGCAAAACTTCCTTACAATATTATCGACATAAAGCGTGAAATACAGAAGATATTTACAAGTATTACTGCATAGAAATTCGCATTTTCAATTCgcaaaaactattcaaatttgGCAATGGaaagccaatttttttttatgtaacagaaaaattaaaaatctacttTAGCCTATTCGCTACATGATTATAACTTTTATTGGTctctaatcataattattacattgcGAAATCATCAAATTAGAACCTTATTGCCAttacaataacaaatatttttgtccaCAGCTGATCGTGTACCCTACTCGGCCTGGATTGCAAACAATGGGTGCTCTCGTCACAATGTTCTTCATATGGGTCACCGCGTTCGCCCTTGCATCACCCCTCTACATATTTAGAAGTCTAAAAACCCATAAAGTCGGCATACTAGGGTTCGACTTCATACATTTCTGTATCGAAGATTGGCCTTTCGAGAAAGGGCGGGCCATCTACTCAGCTTTTAGCCTAATATTCCAATATCTCTTGCCAGTTTTAGTAGTGGTAATTGCCCATGTACAAATTCACAGAAGATTGCAAGGAAGGAGACGGCCTACGAGGAAAACTCCAGCTATCCTTGTAGCAATAGCTGTAACGTACGTCATTAGTTGGTTGCCATTGAACGTCTTCAACATGGTAGCAGATTTTAGTTCGCAACCCATTCTCGAAGAACAACCATTAACAATAACGTATGCGATTTGCCACATGTTTGGAATGTCGAGTGCTATATCCAATCCTTTGCTATATGGGTGGCTGAATGACAATTTTCGGAAGGAATTCGAGGAGATCCTTTGCTGCTGCAGAAAGAAAGGTCCAATGAAGAAGAATATGAGGACTAATAACCGGAAAATGGACACAGAGTTGACTGCTTTGCAATTGGAGCAAACGGTGACAACAAACACAAAGACGTCGCAATGTTCGCAAATTTTCTGACTAAAGTCCTGTTTCAAATAGCATGAAACTGTTGAAATGCAAAgcatttgaactttttttttatttgaaacctTGAACATTTCTAAGTACTGTTTTAGCGTAATCCATGTATAGTGTGGTGTAAAAAGTTCCTCAGTTGTTTCagtgtttgttaatctgtgtaATTTACGATGTAAATATAGATCTTCTTCTAATTTTAAGTCTAAGAATAAGGTTTGaacataatgtaatgtaatgtaaacgGTGATTTACGTTTTAATGAGCCCAAAGCGTAAATCGCCTGTTATAAAATGAGAATGTGATTTAGGTGACCTAATTTTAatctcttttttaataaaattaattatctcaGGGCGTTGATTGTTTTTTATGACTGAGTCTCAATATTGGCAAACATTGTTCTCCTGAGTCTGTTACTGCTATATtatcatactagctgacgccgcgcggtttcacccgcgtggttcccattctcGTAGCACTaaggggatattatatagcctatagccttcctccataaatggaCTCCTCcacaccgaaagaatttttcaaatcggaccagtatttcttgagattagcgcgttcaatcaaacaaacaaacaaactcttcagctttataatattagtatagatatatatgcAGCATCATACAGCGACGTTTAAATTAGAGATAGTTTAGATTCAGTTAGAACAATGTTACGACAATTACACCTtggttttttagggttccgaagtCCAATGGAGTTTCCccatgtccatctgtctgtccgtccgttcaTCGCAATTACtattttaagagttacagtCGAACTTAAAAAACGTACTCGGAGCACGAAAATAACAAGTTAACTCCGAGCCTGATAAGTAGTTGGCTGAAATTGGGCATGAGTATGTATATTCATTAGGACTATAAAGTGATTAAGTGTCCCCGCACACGGAACACACGCGActgccacaaacgccgctacaagaagcaagaggagccacttgtggtcggtggctggtCCTTTTGATGAAGAACGAGAACAACATGCAGAAGATGCAGAATCTTATGGCGTGTGGTggcgttttgtgtcggcgtttagtggccggtgcgggccacaagaagcgagcagcgtagactgtagcgtgtggcggccaccgacGTCAACCGTGTgtggcgagtccatataaaatataaaaaaaattacaggaaATATGCTGGTAGCGGCGTTTTCTTGCtctggccggtggcccgtgtgagGGAGccctaaaagaaaataaaaaaaaaaatttgaggtTCCAAACAAAGTTTAAACAGCatgatttttttcttgttttccaTTGTGGGGAATATCGCTATCGGTATTTGTGTGCTTGTGTATTGGGTTTAAAGTGCTAAAATAATCTACATAACCCTACACTTTGCGTGTCCCGACACGCCTAAACGGTTTTTAAAGCGTAGATGTAACACAAAAATCATCAAATCCTAACAACGTGGTGAGAATAATTAAAACAAGGTAATTAAACACCAGAATTGctgattaattttaattatacacTCTGCACATAAAGTGACCTATTCTTAAGAatccaaaaaattaaacaataatttagtgtattttatagtttcaaaatgtatcttttttttttgaaaaattataataagtattttaatcaaTAGATAGAATAGACCTACAAAAGACCAAACCTAAATCAAGATCACTGAAAAACGAAGTAAGTGCTCTCTACAAACTTATAAGCAAGTGTATAAGACATGACTACAATAACCACCGACACCAAACCATAGAAAGACACCTCAATGCATCAGGAAGCTTAAAAAGAGCATACAAAGCATTAAAACCCCATAAGTCGTGGATTGAGGGTCTCAGCGAATCAGATAGAGTcacacaaaatagaaaaaatatactc encodes:
- the LOC112053144 gene encoding neuropeptide F receptor; the encoded protein is MPFYDDMGEDPNLNFTFNVNLTSALIEASRGVQNPNVLLEKFSQNRKVDDPTRALLLTFYGILVVIGAVGNALVVISVVRKPAMRTARNMFIVNLAVSDALVCCVGTPLTLMELLTKHWPLPDWPSLCKACGAIQAISIFVSTISITAIALDRYQLIVYPTRPGLQTMGALVTMFFIWVTAFALASPLYIFRSLKTHKVGILGFDFIHFCIEDWPFEKGRAIYSAFSLIFQYLLPVLVVVIAHVQIHRRLQGRRRPTRKTPAILVAIAVTYVISWLPLNVFNMVADFSSQPILEEQPLTITYAICHMFGMSSAISNPLLYGWLNDNFRKEFEEILCCCRKKGPMKKNMRTNNRKMDTELTALQLEQTVTTNTKTSQCSQIF